A single Bacillus sp. OxB-1 DNA region contains:
- a CDS encoding zinc-dependent alcohol dehydrogenase produces the protein MLGLVINKPGELTLREVPSNRQLQDKEVKIRTIYGGICGSDLSVFRGKLAHAVYPVCPGHELIGTIVEAGAEAKYSIGTRVVVLPNTYCGECEFCRKGKTNICVNKIVLGVNADGGFSEEFTITDKYILPIPDKLSDERAVLIEPFAVIVHALSKVEISKDTTIGIIGCGTEGMLAMTLAAYHGAQITGIDINPDKLEKVKSSYPGVQTMLPNEVDGKVFDIVIEAAGVRTSFEQGIDLVKPGGTMIAIGLPAEATIPVIQVVRKEISILGSIIYNLPGDFIKSIDYLMKEDLNVDPIISKIYPYTSYEQAYEDATSGEYGKIILNFKEETNS, from the coding sequence ATGCTAGGATTAGTTATTAATAAACCAGGTGAACTAACTTTGCGTGAAGTTCCTTCCAATAGGCAATTACAAGACAAAGAGGTTAAGATAAGAACTATATACGGCGGCATTTGCGGATCTGACCTAAGTGTTTTTCGTGGAAAGCTGGCACATGCCGTTTATCCTGTATGTCCAGGCCACGAATTAATCGGAACCATTGTCGAGGCTGGCGCAGAGGCAAAATATTCAATTGGAACAAGGGTAGTCGTTTTACCAAATACCTATTGTGGAGAATGTGAATTTTGCCGTAAAGGCAAAACGAATATTTGCGTGAATAAAATAGTGTTAGGTGTGAATGCGGACGGCGGATTTTCCGAGGAGTTTACTATCACAGACAAATACATCTTGCCGATTCCGGATAAGCTTTCTGATGAACGGGCTGTATTAATCGAGCCTTTTGCAGTAATCGTCCATGCGTTAAGCAAGGTGGAAATCAGCAAAGACACAACAATTGGCATTATCGGTTGTGGGACAGAAGGTATGTTGGCTATGACATTGGCCGCTTACCATGGCGCTCAAATTACGGGCATCGACATTAATCCAGATAAACTGGAAAAGGTGAAGTCAAGTTATCCCGGAGTTCAAACAATGCTACCAAATGAAGTAGATGGAAAAGTGTTTGATATTGTCATTGAGGCAGCAGGGGTACGCACTTCATTTGAACAAGGAATTGACTTGGTTAAACCAGGAGGGACAATGATCGCTATCGGGCTTCCCGCTGAGGCAACCATCCCTGTCATTCAAGTAGTGCGAAAAGAGATTTCTATCTTAGGCTCTATTATTTACAACTTGCCTGGGGATTTTATTAAGAGTATCGATTATTTAATGAAAGAAGATTTGAATGTCGATCCAATTATCTCGAAAATCTATCCTTATACGAGTTATGAACAAGCGTATGAGGATGCAACATCAGGAGAGTACGGGAAAATAATTTTGAATTTTAAGGAGGAAACAAATTCATGA
- a CDS encoding thiamine pyrophosphate-binding protein produces MKEVIARQLVKYLEDRGVEHIFGLCGHTNIAVLSELEKSSIKFVNVRHEQIAAHAADGYARAKKQTAVVLSHVGPGMTNAATGVANAALDCIPMVVIAGDIPSHYYGKHPHQEINLHADATQYEIYRPFVKRAWRVDSAHLFPEILEKAFQLAETGTPGPVLVSVPMDIFSMELETSYFDFQSHHTKALQKPSMDEETAEAILKTLVNAKNPVVYAGGGVLLADAAEELAKFVNHFDFPVAHSLMGKGAVADDNPLVLGMTGFWGTEFINRKCREADYLFGLGTRFAEADSSSWENEYTFDFPKTKLIQIDIEASEIGRNYPVELGVVADLKQALTVLNCVAKRLYPEGRQNEALKQEIADNRRQFKASNEQFVQDNCFPMQPQRILAEVRDVLPRDAYITTDVGWNKNGVGQQFDILEPGTIFTPGGFATMGFGAPAALGVKVAQPDRVVVSLVGDGGFGQNPALLATAAEENIPVIWVIMNNFAFGTIAGLQKAHYDTTLGTLFTKDGQPYSPDFAAIARAYGVEGIKIEKAEEFKPALEQAIAANKPVVIDVAMLNNPVPTAGHWNIMDIYSPDKKVHHVSTN; encoded by the coding sequence ATGAAAGAAGTCATCGCTCGTCAACTAGTTAAGTATTTGGAAGACCGAGGCGTGGAACACATTTTCGGCCTGTGCGGCCATACGAATATCGCGGTACTTTCTGAGCTGGAAAAAAGCTCGATCAAATTTGTCAACGTGCGCCATGAGCAGATTGCGGCGCATGCAGCGGACGGTTATGCCCGCGCGAAAAAACAGACAGCTGTCGTCCTCAGCCATGTCGGCCCCGGCATGACCAATGCGGCAACCGGTGTGGCAAACGCGGCGCTAGACTGCATTCCAATGGTAGTCATTGCGGGGGATATTCCGAGCCATTACTACGGGAAACACCCGCATCAGGAAATAAACCTCCACGCGGACGCCACTCAGTACGAGATTTACCGTCCGTTCGTCAAACGGGCTTGGCGGGTGGACAGCGCGCATCTCTTCCCGGAAATTTTGGAGAAAGCATTCCAATTGGCGGAAACAGGGACACCGGGCCCGGTGCTCGTGTCGGTTCCGATGGACATTTTCTCGATGGAACTGGAGACTTCGTATTTCGATTTCCAATCTCATCATACGAAAGCGCTTCAAAAGCCGTCCATGGATGAAGAAACAGCAGAAGCGATCTTGAAAACACTGGTCAACGCGAAAAACCCGGTCGTTTACGCCGGGGGAGGAGTATTACTTGCGGATGCAGCGGAAGAGCTGGCGAAATTCGTCAACCATTTCGACTTCCCGGTAGCGCATTCCTTAATGGGCAAAGGCGCAGTGGCGGATGACAACCCTCTCGTCCTCGGGATGACTGGCTTCTGGGGGACGGAGTTTATCAACCGGAAATGCCGCGAAGCGGACTATCTCTTCGGCCTGGGCACGCGCTTTGCGGAAGCGGACAGCAGCTCATGGGAAAACGAGTACACGTTCGACTTCCCGAAAACCAAGCTCATCCAAATCGATATCGAAGCGAGCGAAATCGGCCGCAACTATCCAGTGGAGCTTGGCGTCGTCGCGGACCTAAAGCAGGCGCTGACCGTCCTTAACTGCGTGGCGAAGCGGCTTTATCCGGAAGGGCGCCAAAATGAGGCGCTTAAACAAGAGATCGCCGACAATCGTCGCCAGTTCAAGGCGAGCAACGAACAGTTCGTCCAGGACAACTGCTTCCCAATGCAGCCGCAGCGCATCTTGGCGGAAGTGCGGGACGTCCTGCCGCGCGATGCGTATATTACGACCGATGTTGGATGGAACAAAAACGGCGTCGGCCAACAGTTTGACATTTTAGAGCCAGGCACGATCTTTACGCCGGGTGGCTTTGCGACGATGGGCTTCGGGGCACCTGCTGCACTCGGCGTAAAAGTGGCGCAGCCGGACCGTGTTGTCGTGTCGCTGGTCGGTGACGGTGGTTTCGGGCAGAACCCGGCCCTTCTTGCGACAGCGGCGGAAGAAAATATCCCGGTCATCTGGGTCATCATGAACAACTTTGCTTTTGGAACGATTGCAGGTCTGCAAAAAGCGCACTACGATACAACGCTCGGAACGCTGTTCACAAAAGACGGCCAACCTTACTCGCCGGACTTTGCGGCAATTGCGCGTGCGTATGGCGTCGAAGGCATCAAGATCGAGAAAGCGGAAGAGTTCAAGCCGGCACTGGAGCAGGCGATTGCAGCCAACAAACCCGTCGTCATCGATGTCGCCATGCTGAATAACCCGGTCCCGACAGCCGGACACTGGAACATCATGGACATCTATTCACCGGATAAGAAAGTTCATCACGTTTCTACGAATTAA